The genome window ggtgggggaatagAGTGATCAATACTATCTATCCCGCTCGGGCCCCTGTGTCCGTGTCGGAACGACACAGCCAGTAGCAGGGAACGTTGCACCTTCCGTACAGCCTGAGTCTAACTGTTGCTGTTCTCCACAGGCCCTTCAGTTACAAATGCAGAAGGGAGTCCGCGGGCTCTCCGAGTACGTGTGCCCCACTTCAGGTGAGAACCATTTACACATCCCTCCTTGTCTCAGTCCGAGCCCATCTCCTCCAGCCGGGATCCCCTCCTTCAGAGCCACCCCCATCTTCCTCCTTTACCCCCGTCGACTCCCTGTTCGAATTCGACAGGTTTCCCAagacttgcccccccccccccatgcttCCGAACTCCCGGTGAACATAATCCTAACCCAATCTGGTCTCTCTCGGTCCGTCAACccctggaatcagtctgggaaaccctTCGCTCCATTGCCAGGTtgtccttcctcaggtaaggagaccgtGCACACACGATACCCCCTGTCCACCCACTACCTGTACCCCAATCCTCTCTCGCCATGTTTGGAGGGGGCACTGTTTGCCTTCCTTCGATGGTTGGCACCTTGGCGAAATCGGATGTCATCCTGTGATTGTCCTCCCCCCACTTCCCAGAACCCCCTTCAGGTGAAGATACCCAACAAGATGGAGGTGTGCGGAGGCCCAGATGGAGAGGAGCATGAGAGCTACCAGCTGAAGATCATGGGGGCGTCTTCGGCCATCGTGCCAATGGGCAGCACCCGCCTCTCCCTGGAGCGGGCGGTCATGCTGGTCCTGGCCATCGAGAAGTTCAAGGCTGGGCTCCAGGGTCGCCCCTCGCCCAAGGGCTGGGCGCACGACTCCAGCGCCTTTGCTGACACGGACTTGCTGGGAGACTTCAGCGCCATCATGGAAGGTAAGGGCATGTGGGCGCTCCCCCGTTTCCCCGCTTCGCTTCACTCCCACGGGAGGGTCTGGAACTCGGACGCCACAGACACCCTCCCGACTGCCCCTCTCCCAAccaatcgggggggggggggggggggtcagtgctgCCAACAGTCTGTACCAAATCTACActggtcccactttcccacaccagGTCCGAAGCCTCACACAGCACATCAAGCACTCTggccccactttcccacactaggccccaAGCCTCACACAGCACATCAAGCGCCctggtcccactttcccacactaggccgCAAGCCTCACACAGCACATCAAGCACTCTggccccactttcccacactaggccccaAGCCTCACACAGCACATCAAGCGCTCTggccccactttcccacactaggccccaAGCCTCACAGCACGGTTAGGGAGACAACGTGCCGTGAGGCTTTAGGCCCAGTCCGGGGAAATGGAACCAGTAGATTTGGTACAGACAGTTGGTGGCACTGACCGTTTAAACCCTTTCCCCCTCCCACCGATTGGGGGAGATAGGTTATTCCTCCAATCCCCAGCTACGTTAACCCTCGGCAGCGATTCCATCGACGTCGGATTCCTGGACGGAGACCAGAAGGGTTGGAGAATCCCAACAGGCGCGGGTCCCTTCAACCCTCCCAAGAGCGTCCTGCCTAGCTCCGTCCCCCCCCGTCACCCTGAATTTCCTGCAACAGGCCTGGACGCTGAGGGTGGGTGGGGGCTCGGAGGTTAATGTAGCACGGTCcacccctaacctgcacgtcttcgGGAACCTCAACAGGGTTGGGGGAGGAGAGCGGGAGGCAATTCTGTACAGGCGGTTCGCCCCCCTGTGAGTTGGAATTCTGCGCTCACTCCATCAGCCCAATCCACTAACGCCTCTCACCCCTCCttccccatttctctctctccctcctccccccaccaccaccaccgcagAGATCGACCCCTGCCTCATCTCCGACGGCGTCGCCGGGAGTTCCACCTGTCGCTTCCGCTTCGTGCACACCGAGCGCAGGCGTCTGACGGACGACAGGGACCGGGCCCTCATCCTGGCGCAGGACTTGCAGCTGCTGGCTGTCTCCCTGAGGAACCCCGTCGACGCAGGTAGGCGGGAGAATTAGCGTGGGCGACCCTTTGTCCAACTTTCCTATGCTAGGCCCCAAGTCTCACACAACACGTCAATGTGCGCTGGTCCAACTTTCCTATGCTAGGCCCCAAGTCTCACACAACACGTCAATGTGCGCTGGTCCAACTTTCCTATGCTAGGCCCCAAGTCTCACACAACACGTCAATGTGCGCTGGTCCAACTTTCCTATGCTAGGCCCCAAGTCTCACACAACACGTCAATGTGCTCTGGTCCAACTTTCCTATGCTAGGCCCCAAGTCTCACACAACACGTCAATGTGCGCTGGTCCAACTTTCCTATGCTAGGCCCCAAGTCTCACACAACACGTCAATGTGCGCTGGTCCAACTTTCCTATGCTAGGCCCCAAGTCTCACACAACACGTCAATGTGCGCCGGTCCAACTTTCCTATGCTAGGCCCCAAGTCTCACACAACACGTCAATGTGTGCTGGTCCAACTTTCCTATGCTAGGCCCCAAGCCTCACACAACACGTCAAAGCGGTCTGGTCCAACTTTCCTGtgctgagggggagggggagtatgTGAGGGGGCAAGTGATGAGGGCCACTCACGAATGCTTCCCCCTCTCCCCACTTGTGAGGAGGGGATATCTGAAACTGTTTGaagcgagagagtgtgtgtggggggggggggtaacatttagaacttgttcatgcagagggtaccATTGCGAcacgggagggggtgggggggttaacTCTCTCCGTGAATTCGACCCAACGCCCAAATTCCGCTATTTTTAAGAAAAATTATATCGATTTATTCCTGAACTCTTAAAGTGAACGgtgaacaacaactattcacagtTCGAAGCGACCGTTCCCCCCCCATTTCCTCTTAACGCCTTCCTGTCTGCCTCTTACTCTGTACCAATATGCTGTTTCAATATAATTACTTCATAAAATTACTTCAACGGTGAATTCCTTTTTCTGGCTGAGATCTCTCAGGGTCACCTTCTTAGTTTTCACTCGCAAATACTTTCAatgtgaaaaggtaccttttgatagcGAGTGtttcaatctttctctctctctttttctctttctctctctcatctttctctctctctctcatctctctcctgtctccctctctcctccccgTCTCTCNNNNNNNNNNNNNNNNNNNNNNNNNNNNNNNNNNNNNNNNNNNNNNNNNNNNNNNNNNNNNNNNNNNNNNNNNNNNNNNNNNNNNNNNNNNNNNNNNNNNNNNNNNNNNNNNNNNNNNNNNNNNNNNNNNNNNNNNNNNNNNNNNNNNNNNNNNNNNNNNNNNNNNNNNNNNNNNNNNNNNNNNNNNNNNNNNNNNNNNNN of Chiloscyllium plagiosum isolate BGI_BamShark_2017 chromosome 42, ASM401019v2, whole genome shotgun sequence contains these proteins:
- the il1b gene encoding interleukin-1 beta — protein: MEVCGGPDGEEHESYQLKIMGASSAIVPMGSTRLSLERAVMLVLAIEKFKAGLQGRPSPKGWAHDSSAFADTDLLGDFSAIMEEIDPCLISDGVAGSSTCRFRFVHTERRRLTDDRDRALILAQDLQLLAVSLRNPVDAVQLDVRYYKSTGDQPEVLPVVLGVSHQNLFITCTGPQERPRVRTEKWDENLRNISSATDLLRFVFFKRVGSGGHYFELESAMYRGWYISTALSEGQPIEMDIKGNRKRVTIFTAE